A stretch of Solanum stenotomum isolate F172 unplaced genomic scaffold, ASM1918654v1 scaffold30050, whole genome shotgun sequence DNA encodes these proteins:
- the LOC125851786 gene encoding uncharacterized protein LOC125851786 — protein sequence MSKGNSQLKYFTLILQIIFLQTSNAWKIKCPDSACGDIRNIRHPFHLNTDPKHCHFSGLELACEGNQTVIWLSSKKLHVQSIDYDNQTIHLVDPTLQTQDDLCSLIPSKLTSHQYFQLYYYAYYYATVSRVAARIFMFNCPSAVNDSTFVEISGCKLSRFTYLKIGEMNASAVSDGCRAEFIGLTSWPNINNISLSDIHQAILYGFEFSYYLWGNILFHPLYVRN from the coding sequence ATGTCTAAAGGAAACTCTCAGCTTAAATACTTTACATTAATCCTTCAAATCATCTTTCTGCAAACATCCAATGCTTGGAAGATCAAGTGTCCTGATTCTGCTTGTGGCGATATCCGTAACATAAGACACCCTTTTCATTTAAACACCGATCCAAAACATTGTCATTTTTCAGGACTTGAATTAGCTTGTGAAGGTAACCAAACAGTTATATGGTTATCCTCCAAGAAGTTGCACGTTCAAAGCATCGACTATGATAATCAGACAATTCACCTAGTAGATCCGACTTTACAAACACAAGATGATCTATGCTCTCTCATACCTTCTAAGCTTACCTCCCACCAATACTTCCAGTTATACTATTATGCATACTATTATGCAACAGTGAGTAGAGTAGCAGCGCGCATTTTCATGTTCAACTGTCCATCTGCTGTTAATGACTCGACATTTGTGGAAATTAGTGGCTGCAAATTAAGCAGATTCACTTACTTAAAGATTGGAGAAATGAATGCTTCTGCAGTGAGTGATGGATGCAGAGCAGAATTTATAGGCTTGACCTCATGGCCTAATATTAACAACATTTCCCTTTCTGATATTCATCAAGCGATTCTCTATGGATTTGAGTTTTCTTATTATTTGTGGGGTAACATTCTTTTCCATCCTTTATACGTAAGAAACTAG